Below is a genomic region from Candidatus Roseilinea sp..
ATCTGGCAGCAAGCGCGTTGCTTTACGCGCTGACCGTGCGACGCTTGGCGCGCATCGAACAGCAGTGACAATGAGCGCTCAGTTCCAGCGCGATACTTCGCTCGAAAGCGCGCTGAGATAACGCTGGATGGTGTCGGCGTCCGGGGCGTCGGGCCGGCCCTGCAGGTAGGCTTCGAGCAGGGCGACCGCCTCCCTGCGCCTGCCGAGCGATCCATACAGCAGCCCCAGGTTGCGCACTTCGGAAAGATCGTCGGGGTTGAGGATGAGCAAGCGCTCGACGACCTTCGCCGCCCGATAGAAGTCATTGGCTGCGGCGTAGAAGTTCTTGAGGTTGTTCAGCATGCGCATCAGGATGTAGCGCGCGCCGACCGGGTTGAGGAACGCAGCGTTGAACGGCAGCTTGCCCTCGGTGATGGAGCGCACGCGCTCGCGGCAATCCGCCTCGGAGAGGATGGCGCCGCCGTGAAACGGATCGAGGTAGATCACCTGGCCGCTGTCCAGCACCACGCGGACGATGAAGTGACCGGGTAACCCCACGCCATCGGCACGGATGCCGGTGCGCTGCGCTACTTCGAGGAACAACACCGATAGCGAGATGGGAATGCCCAACCGGCGCTCCAGCACTTCGTTCAAGAAGCTGTTGCGCGGATCGGTGTAGTGTCGCGCGTTGCCGGTGAATCCCAGCGTGTCAAAGAGGAACTGCGCCAGCATCAGCGCCGGCAATTCGGCGGACTGGATCGCCCATCCGGCTGCCTCCGCCAGTCGGTCGAGTTTGTCGAGGTAACCGGAGACGTCGAGGTCGGGATATTCGAACCGACCCATCACAAGCGCTGCGCGCGCAAGGTTGATCTTTGCATCTGGTTGGTTGACCTCTTGGGCAAACCCTTCCAGTGCAGCGTCCAGAGGGAAGTTTGCCATACGAAATGTTACCATTAGGTGCCATGACCGCAAGCGACGAATCATCCGCGAATCGAGGCCATGCGCCGGACAACACAACCATCTTTCGGCCCCCGAACCGCGCCGCGCTGCTGGGCAAGCGCATCGCTGTGCTAGACCAGGGCTGGGTAGAGTTGCAAGACTTGATGGGCGACGATCTGGCCATCGTTAACGCTGCGCGCGTGTCTTTCCTGGGCGAGAGCAAGGGCAGCGAGAAAGACAAGAAGCTGCTGTTCTACTTGATGCAGCACCGACACACCAGCCCGTTTGAGCAGGTGGAGTTCAAGTTTCGCGTGCGCGCGCCGGTGGTCACCTGGTGGCAGTGGGTGCGGCATCGCACCTGGCAGTTCAACGCTCAGTCCGGCCGCTACGTTGCCTTCGATGAGGATGACTTCTATGTGCCGGATGTGTGGCGCAAGCAGTCGCCGTCGAACAAGCAAGCCAGCCTGGGCGAGCTGACGCCCGAAGAGGGCGCGCCGCTCACTGCGGCGTTACGCGAGCATTACACGCGCGGCTACCAGCTCTACCAACGGGCGCTCGATGCTGGCGTGGCGCGCGAACAAGCGCGCCTCTTCCTCCCCGGCTTCGCCGTGTATTACACCTGGGTCGCCAAAGTGGATGCGCATAACCTGATGCACTTTCTCAGCCTGCGCATGGCCGAGGACGCGCAATTCGAGATTCGCGTCTACGCCCAGGCGATCTACGAACATTTCTTCAAACCGGCGTTGCCCTGGACGGCGGAGGCGTTTGAGCGATTCATCCTGACAAGATAAGGTTGGCCCTTCCCGGCGCACGGCGGGTGCGAGATGAACGCCGCGCAGGCTTTATAGCTTCTCGTGCCTCTCTCCTACAAAGACGCCCTTCGCAACGAGCGCCTCAACGCTGTTGAGGTCTTGCTGGCGACGCCGTTCCTCGTCGTCGTCACCCAATATGTGCCGGTGCTGGTGACGCGGCTTGGCGCTTCACCCTTGCTGCTGGGCCTGCTCACTTCCGGCGCGGCGCTCATGCTCACGGTGGCGTCGGCGCTGGGGCCGGCCTGGCTGCGGCGTGTGCCGGATTGGCCGCGCAACATCAGCATTCCGCTCTTGCTTTGGCGCAGCGTGCTGGCGTGGGTGCCGTTGTTACTGTTCCTGCCGGCCTTTCAAGCCGAGGCCATCGTCGTGGTGGTGGTGGCGCTGAACTTCGTCGCCGGATTCAGCAACTACACGTTCACCGCTTTTCTTTCGCGCATGACGCTGCCCGACCGGCTGGCGCGCTTGGTCAGCAACCGCTGGACGATGCTTGGCATCGGCATGGCGGTCTTCACGGTCATTCTGGCGGCCATCCTAGACGCCTTTCCGCGACCGGTGAACTACGTCATCGTCTGTGCGCTCTCGCTCGCAATCAGCCTGGTCGGTTTCTTCGTCCTGCGGCAGGTGCGCCCGCTGCCCTTGGATTCGCAAGCGGCGACGCGCCCACGCGCGCGCCTGCGCGACCTCCTGGCGCATCCACCGGCGCGCGACTACTTGCTGATTACGCTGTTGGCGCATACGGCGGTCAACGCGCCCGGCCCACTGATCACGCTACAGATGGTGCGCGTGCTCCAGGCGACCGACGTGGACTTCGGCTGGTATCTGGCCGTGTTTTGGGTGAGTCTGGCCGCGTTCGGCTTGTTTGTGCCGCAGTGGACCGAGCGATTCGGCAATGGGCGGGTCTTCGCGGCGGCGTGCGTCGGCATGGGGGGGCAGATGGTGATTCTGGCGTTGGCCCCGGCGCTGCCGATGACGTGGGTCGCCGGCTTCATCGGCGGCGCTGCGTCGGTGATGTTGCAGGTGACGGCGTATGGGTTGATGGTGCAGTGCGCGCCGCCGGAGCGATTCGAGGGCTATGTGGGGGCATACACGGCAGCGGTGAACTTCGCGGTGTTCGCCGGGCCGTTGATGATGTCGGCCATGATCAACGCCGGCCTACCCATCGCCGCCGGGCTGTGGATCGCCGCCGTCGCGCGCGCCGGCGCAGGCGCGTTGTCGCTGCGGCTGGTCACCGAGTCGGGTGGGGCGGGATCACCGCCCACCGCTCAGTAATACAACCCCCAGTTCGCTGCGGCTTGATCCTCCATCATGGTCGGCTCCCACATCTCCAGGCCCATGGTGACTTTGGCGGGCCGCTCGGCGGCTTCCTGCGTCCTCTGTCGCACTTGCTCCACCAGCGCCGGGCCGTAAGGGCAGAACGGCGTGGTCAGGATCATCGTGACATTCACACTATCGGGCGAGAACTCCAGCTTGCGGATCAAGCCTAGCTCGATCACGCTCATGCCCAGCTCTGGGTCGTACACCTCGCGCAGAGCCTGGCGCACCTTCTCTTCGAGGGCGGCGTATTCGTTCAGGTTGACCTTCGGCTCCACATCCGCCGGAGATTTGTTCTCTGGGCTTGCCTGCACTTCATCGCTCATTTGCGTCACCTCCAATGGGCAGACGATGTGTGGTGTCCGCACCGTCCAAATTCACGACGCGATTATAGCCTCCGGCTGTTGACATCTGCTCACGCTGGGTTAAATTCATAGGCGACGCATGCGATCGGCATAGGAGGAAACGCAGGCATGGCAACAACCCGCAAGCCCAGGACGACCAAGAAGACGACTCAGAAGGCAGCGGCCCGAAAGGCCGCGAAGAAGGCTGCTGTGACCAAGACGGCGACCAAGAGGAAGCCACCGGCAATGCCCGCGCCGGAAGCTGCACCCGCGCCGGTCGAGGCGGTTCCCGAGCCGGAGCCGGTAGGGTGAAGGGCGTCAGCCAGCGGCGAAGCGCCTGGCGTGATGAGCGGGTCGCGCCGGGCGCTTCGCTTTGCCTGTGTCCCGTCCGCTATAATCCCCGCCGCATCCTCAGTCCAAGGATGGAAACCTTCGACCCATGCGTCAAAACACGTTCATCCGGTTGTTGATCATTCTCGCGCTGCTGGCGATATCGGCTTACATCGTCCTGCCGACGCCCAAGCCCGATTTCGTGAAGAACCTGGTCTTCTGGCAGGAACCGCGCGGGCGCGACCTACAGATCAAGCAGGGGCTGGATTTGAAGGGTGGCCTGCAGGTGCTGCTGGCCAGCGACCTGCCGGGCGGCGCTCAACCCATACCGGAGCAGATGGAATCAGCCCGGCGCATCATCGAGGACCGCGTGAACGGCCTGGGCGTCGCTGAGCCGATCATCCAGCAGCAAGGCGACGACCGCATCCTGGTCGAGCTGCCGGGCGTGACCGACCGCAACCTGGCCATTGACCTGATTAAGCAGACCGGCCAGCTTGAGTTCGTGGACGCGGGCTTCACCCCGCCGCTCGACGGCACGCCGATCTCGACAACGTACAGCTTGTATGGCGGATTGCTGTTCCCGGAGACGCTGCCGACCGGCAAGCCGATCAGTGAAACCTTGAATGCACAG
It encodes:
- the thyX gene encoding flavin-dependent thymidylate synthase, whose product is MTASDESSANRGHAPDNTTIFRPPNRAALLGKRIAVLDQGWVELQDLMGDDLAIVNAARVSFLGESKGSEKDKKLLFYLMQHRHTSPFEQVEFKFRVRAPVVTWWQWVRHRTWQFNAQSGRYVAFDEDDFYVPDVWRKQSPSNKQASLGELTPEEGAPLTAALREHYTRGYQLYQRALDAGVAREQARLFLPGFAVYYTWVAKVDAHNLMHFLSLRMAEDAQFEIRVYAQAIYEHFFKPALPWTAEAFERFILTR